CTGTGTTTCACCGCCACGTCCGCGAGGATCGCGACGTCCCGGTCGAGGCGCTCGCGCAGGCGGAGCGTCTCGTGGGCCCGCCCCTCGACGATCCCCTGATCGGTGAGGCGCGCCCCCGAGTGGACGTTCACCCGGATCGCGTCCGCGCCGGTCGCGGCGGCGACCGACAGCGCCGCCGCGGCGTCGTTGCGGAGGACGTTGACGCAGACGGGGAGGTCGATCGCCCCGCGGACCGCGCCGACGTGGGCCGTCATCTCGGCGACGACGTGTTTCGGCACGTCCGCCGGGTGGAACGGCGCGTCGCCGAAGTTCTCGACCATCACGGCGTCGACGCCGCCCGATTCCAGCGCGCGGGCGTCGGCCAGCGCGCGCTCCCGGACCGCCCGCCGGTCGCCGCCGTACCGCGGCGCGCCGGGGAGCGCCGGCAGGTGAACCATCCCGACGATCGGCCCGTCGTGGAGCCACTCGTGCATGCGTTCGCCGACGGACGGGCGGGTGAAAGCTGTGCCGTCGGGCGTACCGCGTTTCGCGGTGTTCACGGGGTGTCGAGCGTCGGGCGTCGAACGCGGCGTAGCTTTTTCCCCTCCCCCGTCGGTCATCGCGCATGGTCGTACGCAGCTTCGACGGGACGGAACCGACGATCCACGAGACCGCTCGCGTGGACGAGACCGCGGTGGTCATCGGCGAGGTGACGATCGAGGCCGACGCGAGCGTCTGGCCGAACGTCACGCTCCGGGGCGACTCGGGCGGCATCGTCGTGCGGGAGGGTGCGAACGTGCAGGACAACGCCGTCTGCCACGAGGGGACCGAGATCGGCCCGTCCGCGACGATCGGCCACACCGCCATCGTCCACGCCGCGACCGTCGGGGAGCGCGCGATGGTCGGCATGGGCGCGATCGTCCTCGACGGCGCGACGGTCGGCGACCGGGCGCTGGTCGCCGCGGGCGCGGTCGTCACCGAGGACACGGAGGTGCCGCCGGACACGCTCGTCGCGGGGACGCCCGCGGAGGTGATAAAGGAGGTCGAGGACTCCCCGTGGGCGCACGCCGGCGATCACTACGTCGAGCTGGCGACGCGCCACGCCGAGACGAGCGAGCGCCTCGAGTGATCGCGACCGTCGGTTACGGCGATCCGCCGCGGCGAGCGCTCACGACGATCGGCTCCCGCACTCGACGACGGCGGGATCCGTCGCGGCGGCCATCGAGATCGCGTCCGTCTCGGAGACGTCGCTACCGACCGCGACGTTGATCCCGTAGGCCTCCGAGGGGTACGAGTCGGCGGTCAGGTCGAGGGACGTCCACTCGTCGTCGCCCGCGTGCCGCGCGCGGACGACGTGGTGGCCCGCCTCGTTCGACCACGCGCACTCGACGTCCCGCTCCCCCGGCTCGCCCGATTTCCGCGCGGCGGGAACGTCGTACGCCCGCTCGTGTACCACCCCGCCGTCGCGCAGTACCCGCACCTCGATCCGCCGCGCTCGGTCGGTGAAGTTGGAGATCCACACCCGTCCGAGGGCGGGAGCGGCCGGCTCCCCGGTCAGCCCGGGAGACGAACAGCCGCCGAGGGTCGCCAGCGCCGCGAGGCTGCTCGCGCCGCTGACGAGGAACCGGCGGCGGGATCGGGTGCTCATCTCTCGGTGTACTTCTCGCCCGACTGAAAAACCTGTCGTCCGTTCGGTCGCACCGTCCGCCGTGCGTCGTGCGTCTCGACGCCCGTCCCTCGACCCCCGTCTCCGGCCTCGGACGCCCTCGACTCAGGTCGGTTCGGGCGTTCTTTCGAGAGGGCGAAGGCAGAGGCGGCCGTCAGCGTGCACCACGACGCGGTATCCGTCGTAGACGAACGCGACGTGCCCGTCGGTTCGCGGGACGCCGCAGAGCGACTCGAACAGTCGGTCGAGGGCGTCGAAGTCGAGGTGATCGGAGAGGGGGACGATCTCCGTCAGCCCTCGGCCGGTGACCGCGGCGAGCGCCAGCACCACGGAGGTGCTGACGGGATCGTTCGATTTCCAGTCGTGGACGGCGCAGTACCACCCCGTCTCGGGGTCGTATGCGACCGTCTCGCTTCCACCGTGGTGGAATCCGTCGGTAGGTTCGTCGTTCATGGGGACACTGCCGAGGACGGACCGAGCGGTACTCCGCCCGTCCTCGTCCGTCCCAACGACCCTGATGCCGGTGGAACCGGCGGTTCTCGGCAGAAGGGGTTTATAAGTGATTCCTCGGGGGAGCGCCCTATCGGTCGGCCGCCAGCGTGTTCCCGACCAACCGGTACAGCCCGCGCTGGATCCGCTGGGAGACCGCCCGCTGGCTCACTCCGAAGTGGTCGGCCAGTTCCTGCTGCGTAGTTCGGCGGGGGTCGTCGAAGTAGCCCCGTTCGTACGCGGCCACGATCGTCGTGCGTTGTTCCTCGGTCAGGTCGTACCGCTCCCCGGCGCGCATTTGCGTCACGCCGTATAGCCGCCGCAGTCGCAGAGGGATCTCGTTCTCGACGGTGTATCGTCGGAACTCCCGAAGTACGTCGCGGTCCGGAAAGCGAAGTTCGAACCGCCAGCCGTCAGCCGTCCCCCGAGCTTCGAGGATCGACGCCCCCGCCTCGGTAATGCCCGCGACGAGCCCGGCGACGGCGTGATTCCACCGCGCTCGGTACAGGACGCCGGTCCCGACGCGATCGACGGCGGTCAGCGACTCGACGGCTCGCTTCTCCCGCACTCGACGCTCGAACTCGTCGAAGTCACCGCTGTCCCACGCCCAGAAGAACGGCAGCACCCCCTCCTCGGCCGGTACGATGCGCTCCAGTTCGATCCGTATCTCCGACTCGGCCGTGAGCGCGTCACCGAGCGGAAACGCCCCGACCGGAAGCGTGAACTCCGCGATCGTCGCCATACCGACCCCTTGTCGCCCGGCCGTCAAAGGTACCGAGGCCGCTCGAAAGCCGTGTACGTGTCCGGGACGTACCCGTCCGCGTTCGAGGGCGTCCGTAGAGTGAGGTGACTCCGCGCCCTACGACGCGCGATGACTTCGTTCGAGACCGGCGACCTGCTCGGCCGGTTCCCGTACGTCCGGGTCGGGTCCGAATCAGAGCGGCTCGTCGTCTTCCCCGGCGTGGGCGACGCGATGTTCGACGGGGACTATCCGCCGCCGAGCGGATGGGCGCTCAGGACCTACTTCCGTCGGTTCGTCGACGACTACGCCGTCTACGTCGTGAGCCGCCCGCGAGGACTGCCGGCGGGACAGCGCATCGAGGACATGGCGGCCGACTACGCGGACGCCCTGGAGCGGGAACTCGGCCCCGCCGACGTGCTCGGTATCTCGATGGGCGGGATGATCGCCCAGGCGTTCGCCGCCGATCACCCGGATCTCGTCGACGAACTCGTGCTCGTCAACACCGGGTGTCGCGTGGCCGACGGTGCCCGGGACGCCGTCCGTCGGCTTCGGCGGTACGCGCGGACGCACGACTGGGCGCGAATCCGCGCCGAACTCGCGGTCGCGATGTTCACCGACTGGCGGGCGGTATCGTACCCGACGCTCGCGCTGACCGTCGGTCGGTTCGTCATGCCCAGGCCGGCCGTCGCGAGCGACGTCGGCGTCTCGCTCGACGCCGTCCTGTCGTTCGACGGGCGCGACCGACTCGACGACATCGCCGCCCGGACGCTCGTGGTCGGCGGCACCGACGACCCGTACTTCCCAAGGTCGATACTCGAGGAGACGGCCGCCGAGATCCCCGACGCGACGCTCTGTGCGTTCCGCGGGGCGAAGCACGGCGCGTTCCACGAACGGAAACCGGCCTTCGACTCCCGCGTCGAGGCGTTTCTGGGGCAGTAGCGGTCGCGTCGGGCGGCCGTGTCGGGTCCTTCCGTCGGGTGCTCCCGTCGTCCCGGTGCGCGAAACCGAGCGACGAGAGCCCGGTCCGATCGCCGAGTCTGCAAGTGCAACGACTACCGAACCGCGCGACGAAGCCCTCGTATGGCCGACGACACGGTCCTCATTACGGGGTGCGGGTCCGGGATCGGGCGCGAGACGGCGCTCGCGTTCCGCGAGCGGGGA
The Halomarina pelagica DNA segment above includes these coding regions:
- a CDS encoding BtpA/SgcQ family protein, whose amino-acid sequence is MHEWLHDGPIVGMVHLPALPGAPRYGGDRRAVRERALADARALESGGVDAVMVENFGDAPFHPADVPKHVVAEMTAHVGAVRGAIDLPVCVNVLRNDAAAALSVAAATGADAIRVNVHSGARLTDQGIVEGRAHETLRLRERLDRDVAILADVAVKHSAPLAPEDLAAETRDAVERGLADGVIASGGGTGRPVDDERLRTVAAVAEEHGVPAFVGSGATADTVADLLAVADGVVVGSALKAGDAADPVDEGRVRALVEAAGR
- a CDS encoding alpha/beta fold hydrolase, which encodes MTSFETGDLLGRFPYVRVGSESERLVVFPGVGDAMFDGDYPPPSGWALRTYFRRFVDDYAVYVVSRPRGLPAGQRIEDMAADYADALERELGPADVLGISMGGMIAQAFAADHPDLVDELVLVNTGCRVADGARDAVRRLRRYARTHDWARIRAELAVAMFTDWRAVSYPTLALTVGRFVMPRPAVASDVGVSLDAVLSFDGRDRLDDIAARTLVVGGTDDPYFPRSILEETAAEIPDATLCAFRGAKHGAFHERKPAFDSRVEAFLGQ
- a CDS encoding HalOD1 output domain-containing protein, translated to MNDEPTDGFHHGGSETVAYDPETGWYCAVHDWKSNDPVSTSVVLALAAVTGRGLTEIVPLSDHLDFDALDRLFESLCGVPRTDGHVAFVYDGYRVVVHADGRLCLRPLERTPEPT
- a CDS encoding helix-turn-helix domain-containing protein, encoding MATIAEFTLPVGAFPLGDALTAESEIRIELERIVPAEEGVLPFFWAWDSGDFDEFERRVREKRAVESLTAVDRVGTGVLYRARWNHAVAGLVAGITEAGASILEARGTADGWRFELRFPDRDVLREFRRYTVENEIPLRLRRLYGVTQMRAGERYDLTEEQRTTIVAAYERGYFDDPRRTTQQELADHFGVSQRAVSQRIQRGLYRLVGNTLAADR
- a CDS encoding gamma carbonic anhydrase family protein gives rise to the protein MVVRSFDGTEPTIHETARVDETAVVIGEVTIEADASVWPNVTLRGDSGGIVVREGANVQDNAVCHEGTEIGPSATIGHTAIVHAATVGERAMVGMGAIVLDGATVGDRALVAAGAVVTEDTEVPPDTLVAGTPAEVIKEVEDSPWAHAGDHYVELATRHAETSERLE